Part of the Rhodohalobacter sp. SW132 genome is shown below.
TGCTCTGTGTTTAACAAGTCTTCGTTGGGCGTCTCAGAAAAATACAATTCATCTCTTTTTTGCCATGTTTGTAATATTTCTACTTGCCTGAAAAGAGTTCTGCGGAACGAAGTGTATAGATAAGATCTTACATTTCCGATTTCTGATAATCTCTCTCGTTTATCCCAAATCGTGAAAAACAGTTCCTGGATACTATCTTTAACCAGCTGTTTGCGGGGAACTAACCGTAATCCATAATTTAAAAGAGGTTTGTAATATTTCCTGAACAAAGCTGAAAACGCGTCACAGCTGTCATCGTGAATAACCCGCTTCCATAAATTGATATCCTCTAAAAAATTGTTTTTACTCATATCGTTATCCCATAGGCTCAATAAAAGCGCTTTTTTACCTTAGAAAAAATATTCTTCTAATCGTACTGTTTTGAAAATAACCCCAATGTTATTTACAATTATTTTAAGTGTTAAATGCACACTCAATAAGCTAAAACAATTATCTTAAATATCAAGGTTTTATTTTCTCCTGCCTTCAGACTCCTCAGAACCGTTTTTTGAGTACTTTTTGAGAGAAATGGGTGTGATTGTTAGTTGTTACTTAAGGCCATTATAATTGGTTTGTGATAGTAAAAACAATGCAAAACAACCCTTATGCAAAATTTTGTAATTACTTTTCGCAAACCTTCATCAAAACCAACTCTTTAATCCAATATGCTGTAGCTAAATAGTTGTAGGTCTTATGTCGAATGACACAACTGTCCAAAAAATTGACTTAGATTTTTTAATCCTCGCAGATTTTCGCAAAGTACCCCGCAGAGTTTCGCTGAGTTGTGGTATTTGGACAGTAGCCTATCAGCGAGGGAATCTTGAGGGTTGAATTTATTTATGGTATAAGATCCGCTTTTATACACCTGAAACGGATGCTTTTGTAAGCTTCAGTATTATTTTGGACAGCTATGGTCGAATGAATACATCCATCATTCAACCCAATAAAAGAAATGAATTACATCAGATGCAGTGTAATAGATGTACGAAATGCCTGGCGAATGCTAAAATCATTCAGCTATGATCCTTGAAACAGAATCGAACCAGGGGATATACGTTTTCCACTGCCTGCAGATCTGTATATTGCTTCAACAACTGCCAGAGACTGGAGACTCTCTTCTCCCGAAACAATTGGTGTTTCGTTTTTTTTCAAAGCATTCACAATTTTATCATATTGCACTTGATGATCAGCTGCTTTCACACCTGAAAGAGGACTCTCAGCCCCTTTTTTGCTTTTCTCTTTTGATTCTGTTTTCCCACCCTTTCGTATCAGCTGAAACTGATCTCCATCCAAGAGAGCAGTTCCTTCGCTTCCATTAATTTCAAGAGAACGAGACTGTGCCGGTACGATCGAAGTAGATGCCTCAAATACTCCAAGTGCACCTGATTCAAATTTCATTACTGCTACTGCATTGTCTTCAGCTTCGATACCGGGATGTGTCAGCTTTTCAGTATAAGCTGAAAGAGTTGTGATTTCTCCCATCATCCATATCAGGAGATCGACTGTATGAATAGCTTGATTAATGACAGCTCCGCCCCCATCCATTTTTAATGTGCCACGCCATCCAGACTCAGAATAGTAGTCCTGATCCCGAAACCATTTTACGGATGCCCGAGCCATTATTGGGGTACCAATTTCTCCAGCAGTAACAGCTTGTTTCATCTGCTGAACTCCATCGATGAACCTGTTTTGATAAATCACGGCCAGCTGTACACCGTTTTGACTGCAGTGCTTTAATAATTCACGTCCCCTTTCAACGGATATTTCTATTGGCTTTTCTATGACCAGATGTTTTCCAGCTTTTGCTGCTAATTTCCCGAAGTCGAGATGGGATCCGCTTGGGGTGCAGATCGTGACCACATCAAGATTGTTATGCGAAAGAAATTCCTCGTAGTCAGCATAAACCGGAACGTTAAACTTTTGTTTAAATAAATTTCGGTTTACCTCACTTCTGCTGCAGGCCGCTACCAGTTCTGCATCATCCAGGTTGTTTATGGCTTCTGCATGAGTGGTGGATATACTCCCGAGCCCTACAATTCCAATGCCTGTTTTTTTTGATTTATTCATTGAAAATGATGACATATTGGCTAAAGACAGATTATTTAGTCTGAATTACAGATGTAAAGGAGATTGTGAAAATTTGATTACTCAACAGTCTGGTCGGAATAGATTTGAAACTGCTGCTCTATTTCTTCTGCTGATATAGTATCGCCGGAAACAATCCAAAATCTGTATCGAAGCTCCAGGGATTCATCCTCATCTAACGAATAGGGTATGAATTCGCCAAATCTGCCGTATTTACGCTCTGACATTTCAGATGGCCCAGGGTTTGAAGTATGACTCATATATGCCACAGTATAGGAATTTTCATCGATTGAATATTGCATAGCATTCCACGGCACATTCTCCCACTCCTCTTCTCCT
Proteins encoded:
- a CDS encoding Gfo/Idh/MocA family protein, with product MNKSKKTGIGIVGLGSISTTHAEAINNLDDAELVAACSRSEVNRNLFKQKFNVPVYADYEEFLSHNNLDVVTICTPSGSHLDFGKLAAKAGKHLVIEKPIEISVERGRELLKHCSQNGVQLAVIYQNRFIDGVQQMKQAVTAGEIGTPIMARASVKWFRDQDYYSESGWRGTLKMDGGGAVINQAIHTVDLLIWMMGEITTLSAYTEKLTHPGIEAEDNAVAVMKFESGALGVFEASTSIVPAQSRSLEINGSEGTALLDGDQFQLIRKGGKTESKEKSKKGAESPLSGVKAADHQVQYDKIVNALKKNETPIVSGEESLQSLAVVEAIYRSAGSGKRISPGSILFQGS
- a CDS encoding RNA polymerase sigma factor is translated as MSKNNFLEDINLWKRVIHDDSCDAFSALFRKYYKPLLNYGLRLVPRKQLVKDSIQELFFTIWDKRERLSEIGNVRSYLYTSFRRTLFRQVEILQTWQKRDELYFSETPNEDLLNTEQLLITEEMNRETKENLQKAFDNLNGHQKEVAFLKFYSGLSNDEIGEIMGVKIESVYNYMYRAISTLKENLEVSLTG